In Streptomyces violaceusniger Tu 4113, one DNA window encodes the following:
- a CDS encoding NAD-dependent epimerase/dehydratase family protein, translating into MRVLLLGSGGFLGRYVAEHLLADPAVQLTALGRGDDADVRFDLSNGSPGALTRFLNAVHPGVVINCAGATRGGARELTRHNTVAVATVCESLRRSGCGARLVQIGCSAEYGPSQPGSSTAEDAVPRPGGPYGVSKLAATELVLGSGLDAVVLRVFSPVGPGTPAGSPLGRLAEAMRRAMQSGESELKLSGLGVQRDFVDVRDVARAVHAASLSAAQGVVNIGTGRAVRLREAASVLARVAGFGGALHEIDAPPGRVPAAAGHIPAPAHHGTAHAHATAYGHAPAHPQAAAEHGGGPGGSGNATTYPYPDGCGSWQQADVRTARDRLGWRSRIPLEESLADIWMEAACRI; encoded by the coding sequence ATGAGAGTCCTGTTGCTCGGTTCCGGCGGATTTCTCGGCCGCTACGTCGCCGAACACCTGCTTGCCGACCCCGCCGTCCAGCTCACCGCGCTCGGCCGCGGCGATGACGCCGATGTGCGGTTCGACCTCTCCAACGGCAGTCCCGGGGCGCTCACCCGCTTCCTCAACGCGGTCCACCCCGGCGTCGTGATCAACTGCGCCGGGGCGACCCGCGGCGGGGCGCGCGAGCTCACCCGGCACAACACCGTCGCCGTGGCGACCGTCTGCGAGTCGCTGCGCCGCAGCGGTTGCGGCGCCCGCCTCGTCCAGATCGGCTGCTCCGCCGAGTACGGGCCCTCGCAGCCCGGCTCGTCGACCGCCGAGGACGCCGTGCCGCGCCCCGGCGGCCCGTACGGCGTGAGCAAGCTCGCCGCGACCGAGCTGGTGCTGGGCTCCGGTCTTGACGCGGTGGTGCTGCGGGTCTTCTCGCCCGTGGGGCCCGGCACTCCGGCCGGTTCGCCGCTGGGGCGGCTCGCGGAGGCGATGCGGCGCGCGATGCAGTCCGGCGAGAGCGAGCTCAAGCTGAGCGGCCTCGGCGTGCAGCGCGACTTCGTGGACGTACGGGACGTGGCGCGGGCGGTCCACGCGGCCTCGCTGTCGGCGGCGCAGGGCGTCGTCAACATCGGCACCGGGCGGGCCGTACGGCTCCGCGAGGCGGCCTCCGTGCTCGCCAGGGTCGCGGGCTTCGGCGGCGCCCTGCACGAGATCGACGCCCCGCCGGGGCGCGTCCCAGCCGCCGCCGGCCATATCCCGGCGCCCGCCCACCACGGCACGGCCCACGCCCATGCCACCGCCTACGGCCACGCGCCCGCTCACCCCCAGGCGGCGGCCGAGCACGGCGGCGGCCCGGGAGGCTCCGGCAACGCGACCACCTATCCCTATCCGGACGGCTGCGGAAGCTGGCAGCAGGCCGATGTGCGCACCGCCCGCGACCGGCTCGGCTGGCGCTCCCGGATCCCACTGGAGGAGTCGCTCGCCGACATCTGGATGGAGGCGGCATGTCGCATCTGA
- a CDS encoding spherulation-specific family 4 protein translates to MSHLIPAGPSHNTPATADRLGFGVPGYAHPLVAPTEWAELTRPGTPLHWAVLNVSRGPGTSRDPHCLTAASRLRATGVRVLGHLDLRCGTRPFGELISDANHFLDWYQVDGFCLDRCPVDRPGLPDVRRTVATLRALLGGAYLVLGQGIHPHEGYMELADQLVTFRGSWADYRWSQVAEWTAGYPPERFCHQVHGVPRRHLEEALRIARWQGAGTIYFTDRTAHPEGRTCADSPWKALPGYWDEIVSRLGPRVME, encoded by the coding sequence ATGTCGCATCTGATCCCCGCGGGCCCCTCGCACAACACCCCGGCCACCGCCGACCGGCTGGGCTTCGGAGTGCCCGGCTACGCCCACCCCCTGGTCGCGCCCACCGAGTGGGCCGAGCTCACCCGCCCCGGCACGCCCCTGCACTGGGCGGTCCTCAACGTCTCCCGCGGCCCCGGCACGAGCAGGGATCCGCACTGCCTTACGGCGGCGTCGAGGCTGCGCGCCACGGGCGTACGGGTGCTGGGCCACCTCGACCTGCGGTGCGGCACCCGCCCCTTCGGCGAGCTGATCAGTGACGCGAACCACTTCCTGGACTGGTACCAGGTCGACGGCTTCTGCCTGGACCGCTGCCCGGTGGACCGCCCCGGTCTGCCGGACGTCCGCCGTACGGTGGCCACGCTGCGCGCGCTGCTGGGCGGGGCGTATCTGGTGCTCGGCCAGGGCATCCACCCGCATGAGGGCTATATGGAGCTCGCCGATCAGCTCGTGACCTTCCGGGGGTCGTGGGCGGATTACCGCTGGTCCCAGGTGGCCGAGTGGACGGCGGGGTATCCGCCCGAACGGTTCTGCCACCAGGTGCACGGCGTTCCCCGCCGCCATCTCGAGGAAGCGCTGAGGATCGCCCGCTGGCAGGGGGCGGGCACGATCTACTTCACCGACCGTACGGCCCATCCTGAGGGGCGGACCTGCGCGGATTCCCCCTGGAAGGCCCTGCCCGGCTACTGGGACGAGATCGTCTCGCGACTCGGACCACGTGTCATGGAATGA
- a CDS encoding flippase-like domain-containing protein encodes MIRDQEETAKQQGAQPPEEEARTPESLPHSKAPSGGRQEPPEAGDDCGPDGPEGHVDRVSGDEPLLPARVHRPADLLRLLLGVLGMAVVLAIAAFAHGTTAGLEKDIGHGANQAPPLLIDFAGLTAGVAVLVLPVAFAFERLIKRDGLRIADGVLAAVLAHGVSLATDLWVARAAPGSIREALTQPAPGGAFSDPVHGYLAPVIAYMTAVGMARRPRWRVAMWCVLLLDAFAVLVGGYTTPFSIILTVLIGWTVAYGTLYAVGSPNVRPTGQNLLAGLRRVGFNPVSAMRAEEPEDVHGGHGDRSRRYLVTLEDGPPLDVTVVDREQQAQGFFYGVWQRLTLRTITPPRSLQSLRQALEQEALLAYAAIAAGANAAKLIATSELGPDAVMLVYEHVGGRPLHALPDAAITDELLAGAWHEVHALQSRRIAHRRLDSDALLVDRNGTVILTDLRGGEIAAGDVVLRMDVAQLLTTLGLRVGAERSVAAAVAVLGPDAVADSLPLLQPLALGRGTRATLRQLARERAQRQRDAVLEASHAAKEAKEARDAEETNAQEPGAPEAATSDRRTSKAEKQAEKRAIEEAVEDAREEDLLSQIRQQVLLVRPQAPIEPERLERIKPRTLVSFCAGAFAAYFLLSQFTHLKLGALVGEANWIWVIFALLFSALTYLAAALSLLGFVPEKVPLPRAVLAQVAASFVKLVAPAAVGGVALNTRFLQRAGVRPGLAVASVGASQLFGLASHIVLLLTFGYITGTERTPALSPSRTVIAGLLTAAVLVLVVTAIPVLRKFVSTRVRSLFAGVIPRMLDVLQRPKKLLTGIGGTLLLTAANVMCLDSAIRAFGGELSYASIAVVFLAGNALGSAAPTPGGVGAVEAALIAGLTFAGLPYETAAPAVLLFRLMVFWLPVLPGWVAFTHLTRREAL; translated from the coding sequence GTGATACGAGATCAAGAAGAGACGGCGAAGCAGCAGGGTGCGCAGCCTCCGGAGGAGGAGGCCCGCACCCCGGAGTCATTGCCGCACTCCAAGGCGCCGTCCGGCGGCCGGCAGGAGCCCCCGGAGGCGGGGGATGACTGCGGCCCGGACGGACCGGAGGGCCATGTGGACCGGGTCTCCGGGGACGAGCCGCTGCTGCCCGCCCGTGTCCACCGTCCCGCCGATCTGCTGCGGCTGCTGCTCGGGGTCCTCGGCATGGCCGTCGTACTGGCCATCGCGGCCTTCGCCCACGGCACCACCGCGGGTCTGGAGAAGGACATCGGGCACGGCGCCAACCAGGCGCCTCCACTCCTGATCGACTTCGCGGGGCTCACGGCCGGGGTGGCCGTCCTCGTCCTGCCGGTGGCCTTCGCCTTCGAGCGGCTGATCAAACGGGACGGCCTGCGGATCGCCGACGGTGTGCTGGCCGCGGTGCTGGCCCACGGCGTGTCCCTCGCCACGGACCTGTGGGTCGCCAGGGCCGCCCCCGGCTCGATCCGCGAGGCGCTCACCCAGCCCGCGCCCGGCGGCGCCTTCAGCGACCCCGTGCACGGCTATCTCGCCCCTGTCATCGCCTATATGACGGCCGTCGGCATGGCCCGGCGCCCGCGCTGGCGGGTGGCCATGTGGTGCGTACTGCTGCTCGACGCCTTCGCGGTGCTCGTGGGCGGCTACACCACACCGTTCTCGATCATCCTTACGGTGCTCATCGGCTGGACGGTGGCCTACGGCACGCTCTACGCGGTCGGCTCCCCCAATGTGCGCCCCACGGGCCAGAACCTGCTCGCCGGGCTGCGCCGCGTCGGCTTCAACCCGGTCAGCGCCATGCGCGCCGAGGAGCCCGAGGACGTGCACGGCGGCCACGGCGACCGGAGCCGCCGCTATCTGGTCACCCTGGAGGACGGCCCGCCCCTGGACGTCACCGTGGTCGACCGGGAGCAGCAGGCCCAGGGCTTCTTCTACGGCGTCTGGCAGCGGCTGACCCTGCGGACGATCACCCCGCCCCGCAGTCTCCAGTCGCTGCGCCAGGCCCTGGAGCAGGAGGCGCTGCTCGCCTACGCGGCCATCGCAGCCGGGGCCAACGCGGCCAAGCTGATCGCCACCTCCGAGCTGGGCCCGGACGCCGTGATGCTGGTCTACGAGCATGTCGGCGGGCGTCCGCTGCACGCCCTGCCGGACGCGGCGATCACCGATGAGCTGCTGGCCGGGGCCTGGCACGAGGTCCACGCGCTCCAGTCGCGGCGCATCGCCCACCGGCGGCTGGACAGCGACGCCCTGCTGGTCGACCGGAACGGCACGGTCATCCTGACCGATCTGCGCGGCGGTGAGATCGCGGCCGGTGACGTGGTGCTGCGGATGGACGTCGCACAGCTCCTGACCACCCTGGGCCTGCGCGTGGGCGCCGAGCGCTCCGTGGCCGCCGCGGTGGCGGTCCTCGGCCCGGACGCGGTCGCCGACAGCCTGCCGCTGCTCCAGCCCCTGGCGCTCGGCCGGGGCACCCGCGCGACCCTGCGGCAGCTCGCGCGCGAGCGCGCCCAGCGCCAGCGGGACGCCGTCCTGGAGGCGTCACACGCCGCCAAGGAGGCCAAGGAGGCGCGGGACGCCGAGGAGACGAACGCCCAGGAGCCCGGGGCCCCGGAGGCGGCCACCAGCGACCGCAGGACCAGCAAGGCCGAGAAACAGGCGGAGAAGCGCGCCATAGAGGAGGCCGTGGAGGACGCCCGCGAGGAGGATCTGCTCTCCCAGATCCGGCAGCAGGTGCTGCTGGTGAGGCCGCAGGCGCCGATAGAGCCCGAGCGGCTGGAGCGCATCAAGCCGCGCACCCTGGTCAGCTTCTGCGCGGGGGCCTTCGCCGCGTACTTCCTGCTGTCCCAGTTCACCCATCTCAAGCTGGGCGCCCTGGTCGGCGAGGCCAACTGGATCTGGGTCATCTTCGCGCTCCTCTTCTCGGCGCTCACCTATCTGGCCGCGGCGCTGAGCCTGCTCGGCTTCGTCCCGGAGAAGGTGCCGCTGCCGCGGGCGGTGCTGGCGCAGGTCGCCGCCTCGTTCGTGAAGCTGGTGGCGCCCGCGGCGGTCGGCGGCGTCGCGCTCAACACCCGCTTCCTGCAGCGCGCGGGGGTGCGGCCGGGGCTCGCGGTGGCCAGTGTGGGCGCCTCCCAGCTGTTCGGGCTCGCCAGCCACATCGTGCTGCTGCTGACCTTCGGCTACATCACCGGCACCGAGCGCACCCCGGCGCTCTCGCCGTCCCGGACCGTGATCGCCGGGCTGCTGACGGCCGCCGTGCTGGTCCTGGTGGTGACCGCGATCCCCGTCCTGCGGAAGTTCGTGTCCACCCGGGTGCGGTCGCTGTTCGCGGGCGTCATCCCGCGCATGCTGGACGTGCTGCAGCGGCCCAAGAAGCTGCTCACCGGCATCGGCGGCACCCTGCTGCTGACCGCCGCCAACGTGATGTGCCTCGACTCCGCGATCCGGGCGTTCGGCGGTGAGCTGAGCTACGCGAGCATCGCCGTCGTCTTCCTCGCGGGCAACGCCCTGGGGTCGGCGGCGCCCACTCCCGGCGGTGTGGGCGCGGTCGAGGCCGCCCTGATCGCGGGTCTGACCTTCGCCGGGCTGCCGTACGAGACCGCCGCGCCCGCGGTGCTGCTCTTCCGGCTGATGGTCTTCTGGCTGCCGGTGCTGCCCGGCTGGGTGGCCTTCACCCACCTCACCCGCAGAGAGGCGCTGTAG
- a CDS encoding alpha/beta hydrolase yields the protein MSRPLRLGALSTALLLAVLAAGCGSGGGRPDTSAHQKLHWSSCPAPSPDQDAAATKAPGGQWECATLHAPLDYRKPHGRTIGIAMIRAKATDRRHRIGSLIFNFGGPGGSGVATLPALANSYKQLRTRYDLVSFDPRGVGESAGVRCLGDRQLDAYYAADSTPDNKAEVKSQLRRVKTYAAACEKNSGTILPYVGTTNAARDMDLMRSVLGDKEMHYFGVSYGTELGGVYAHLYPKKVGRALFDGVVDPMQTPEQGALAQAKGFQRALGDYLKACTRSSVYSCPSQPRIRSLLKRLDGHPVRGYGGRKLTESLADGGIAQSLYSRDYWQYLTQGIAGAQQGDGRILLALGDALNGRGPDGHYSTLQSALTAITCADFKQRYTVADIERKLPAFRKVSPVFGDMMAWGLTQCTDWPVRGAWTTPDVSAKGAAPILVVGNTGDPATPYEGAGRMAKELGPGVGIELTYKGEGHGAYDSGNACVRKTVNAYLLQGKVPGKGKICG from the coding sequence GTGTCCCGACCTCTGCGCCTCGGTGCGCTGTCCACCGCCCTGCTGCTGGCCGTCCTGGCCGCCGGATGCGGTAGCGGCGGAGGCCGGCCGGACACCTCGGCCCATCAGAAGCTGCACTGGTCAAGCTGCCCCGCCCCCTCCCCGGACCAGGACGCGGCCGCCACCAAGGCCCCGGGCGGGCAGTGGGAGTGCGCGACGCTCCATGCGCCGCTGGACTATCGCAAGCCGCACGGCCGGACCATCGGCATCGCCATGATCCGTGCCAAGGCCACCGACCGGCGCCACCGGATCGGCTCGCTCATCTTCAACTTCGGCGGCCCCGGCGGTTCGGGCGTGGCCACCCTCCCGGCCCTCGCCAACAGCTACAAGCAGCTACGCACCCGCTACGACCTGGTCAGCTTCGATCCGCGCGGGGTCGGGGAGAGCGCCGGGGTGCGCTGCCTCGGGGACCGGCAGCTCGACGCCTACTACGCCGCGGACTCCACCCCGGACAACAAGGCCGAGGTGAAGAGCCAGCTCCGCCGGGTCAAGACCTACGCCGCCGCATGCGAGAAGAACTCCGGCACGATCCTGCCCTACGTCGGCACCACCAACGCCGCCCGCGACATGGACCTCATGCGGAGCGTCCTCGGCGACAAGGAGATGCACTACTTCGGCGTCTCCTACGGCACCGAACTCGGCGGCGTCTACGCGCATCTGTATCCGAAGAAGGTGGGGCGAGCCCTCTTCGACGGGGTCGTGGACCCCATGCAGACACCCGAGCAGGGCGCGCTCGCCCAGGCCAAGGGGTTTCAGCGCGCCCTCGGCGACTATCTGAAGGCATGCACCAGGAGCAGCGTCTACAGCTGCCCCAGCCAGCCCCGGATCCGCTCGCTGCTGAAGCGGCTCGACGGCCATCCGGTGCGCGGCTACGGCGGCCGGAAGCTGACCGAGTCCCTGGCCGACGGTGGCATCGCGCAGTCCCTCTACTCCCGGGACTACTGGCAGTACCTCACCCAGGGGATCGCGGGCGCCCAACAGGGCGACGGCAGAATCCTGCTGGCCCTGGGCGACGCCTTGAACGGACGCGGCCCGGACGGCCACTACAGCACCCTGCAGTCCGCGCTGACCGCCATCACCTGCGCCGACTTCAAGCAGCGCTATACGGTCGCGGACATCGAGCGGAAGCTGCCCGCCTTCCGTAAGGTCTCCCCCGTCTTCGGCGACATGATGGCGTGGGGCCTGACGCAGTGCACCGACTGGCCGGTCCGCGGCGCCTGGACCACACCCGACGTGAGCGCCAAGGGGGCCGCGCCGATCCTGGTCGTCGGCAACACCGGTGACCCGGCCACCCCGTACGAGGGCGCGGGGCGGATGGCGAAGGAGCTGGGGCCCGGGGTCGGGATCGAGCTCACCTACAAGGGCGAGGGCCATGGGGCGTACGACAGCGGCAACGCCTGCGTCCGAAAGACCGTCAACGCCTATCTGCTGCAGGGCAAGGTGCCGGGGAAGGGCAAGATCTGCGGCTAG
- a CDS encoding alpha/beta hydrolase has protein sequence MPSSPRTIRTRALVSMTAIVALIAVAGCDGDGGSEQGKASAKPSAPAPAAPSDSGLPGSLTAQKLNWSSCPAPTTIQGTGEKPGDEWECATLKAPLDYAKPKGETIDLAMIRAKADGPGKRIGSLVFNFGGPGGSGVSSLPGFAAAYDTLRSRYDLVSFDPRGVGESAGVTCQSDKQIDASDSVDGTPDDDAEVKTAMADARAFIKGCQKRSGTVLAHVDTVSAARDMDLMRQVLGDDKLSYFGISYGTELGGVYAHLFPGRVGRAVLDAVVDPTEDPEQGSYGQAKGFQLALDNYLKDCAKKGAACPTGGDPAAGADRIVGFLKRLDKKPLSTESGRKLTQDGALGGIAAALYDKESWKYLTIGLQEAMQLDEGNLLLAMSDSMSGRDDDGHYSNINAANAAINCVDDRQRYTVTDVKAQLPRFRKASPVFGEYLAWGLLGCTDWPVDGTTDTPDVSAKGSAPILVVGNTGDPATPYEGARKMVKELGEGVGVEVTYKGQGHGAYNSGNACMTKTVNAYLLDGKVPAGGKTCR, from the coding sequence ATGCCGAGTTCCCCACGCACCATACGGACCAGGGCGCTGGTCTCCATGACCGCCATAGTCGCCCTCATCGCCGTCGCGGGCTGCGACGGAGACGGGGGAAGCGAGCAGGGCAAGGCGTCGGCCAAGCCCTCGGCCCCGGCCCCGGCCGCGCCCTCGGACTCCGGGCTGCCGGGCTCGCTCACCGCTCAGAAGCTCAACTGGTCGTCCTGCCCTGCCCCGACCACGATCCAGGGCACCGGTGAGAAGCCGGGAGATGAGTGGGAATGCGCCACGCTCAAGGCGCCGCTGGACTATGCGAAGCCCAAGGGCGAGACGATCGATCTGGCCATGATCCGTGCCAAGGCCGACGGGCCGGGCAAGCGCATCGGCTCCCTGGTGTTCAATTTCGGCGGACCCGGCGGCTCCGGTGTCTCCTCGCTCCCCGGTTTCGCCGCCGCCTACGACACCTTGCGCTCCCGCTACGACCTGGTGAGCTTCGATCCGCGCGGGGTCGGGGAGAGCGCCGGGGTGACCTGCCAGAGCGACAAGCAGATCGACGCCTCCGACTCCGTCGACGGCACTCCGGACGACGACGCCGAGGTCAAGACAGCGATGGCGGACGCCAGGGCGTTCATCAAGGGTTGCCAGAAGCGTTCCGGCACGGTGCTCGCCCATGTGGACACCGTGAGCGCCGCCCGCGACATGGACCTCATGCGGCAGGTGCTCGGCGACGACAAGCTGTCGTACTTCGGCATCTCCTACGGCACCGAACTCGGCGGCGTCTACGCCCACCTCTTCCCCGGCCGGGTGGGACGCGCGGTCCTGGACGCCGTGGTCGACCCCACCGAGGACCCCGAGCAGGGCTCCTACGGCCAGGCGAAGGGGTTCCAGCTTGCGCTGGACAACTACCTCAAGGACTGCGCCAAGAAGGGCGCGGCCTGTCCGACCGGCGGCGACCCGGCGGCCGGTGCGGACCGGATCGTCGGCTTCCTGAAGCGGCTCGACAAGAAGCCGCTGTCCACCGAGAGCGGCCGCAAGCTCACCCAGGACGGGGCGCTGGGCGGTATCGCCGCCGCGCTCTACGACAAGGAGAGCTGGAAGTACCTGACGATCGGGCTGCAGGAGGCGATGCAGCTCGACGAGGGCAATCTGCTGCTGGCCATGTCGGATTCGATGTCCGGCCGCGACGACGACGGCCACTACAGCAACATCAACGCCGCCAATGCCGCCATCAACTGCGTGGACGACAGGCAGCGTTACACGGTGACCGATGTGAAGGCGCAGTTGCCGCGCTTCCGTAAGGCGTCACCGGTCTTCGGCGAGTACCTGGCCTGGGGCCTGCTCGGCTGCACCGACTGGCCGGTGGACGGCACCACGGACACTCCGGACGTCAGCGCCAAGGGCTCGGCGCCGATCCTCGTGGTCGGCAACACCGGCGACCCGGCCACCCCGTACGAGGGGGCGCGGAAGATGGTCAAGGAGCTGGGCGAGGGCGTGGGTGTCGAGGTCACCTACAAGGGGCAGGGCCATGGCGCGTACAACAGCGGCAACGCCTGTATGACGAAGACCGTGAACGCCTATCTGCTGGACGGGAAGGTGCCCGCGGGCGGCAAGACCTGCCGGTAA
- a CDS encoding DUF3492 domain-containing protein, giving the protein MRVGLLTEGGYPYATGDARVWCDRLVRGLAQHDFEVYALSRGPGQEAGGWGDLPRHVGLVRTAPLWGEPERRRGGLGGRRQRRRFAEHFGELAAAISAPYGSGAPHGSGVPGRSPAEADRFANGLHGLADLAGEYGGLPAALRSEDAVRTLERACRTLGAPHGAHQVRVADLLTVTEALERALRPLSLDWYGEGAGGDPGLSGVDLCHAATGGAAVLPGLLAKRRFGTPLLLTEYGVRLRECYLAGGGDAADGRPLPGPVRTLLATFHGRLAAEAYARADLITPGNTHTRRWQERCGAERERLRTVYPGMDAARFAEVGEQGAAQSGGDDRTLVWVGRIEPPKDVIALLHAFAEVRRWQPDARLRIIETRHGEDPETDGYPAHCRALAEHLFPDEAADAHSAGDNPVSFERLGDPEVPTLADAYGAGGVVVLSSVVEGFPVGLVEAMFCGRATVSTDVGAVCEVIGGTGLVVPPRNPRALADACLAMLGDPERCARLGAAARARALELFTVEQNVAAFRGIYLELMSHCPVRREEVGEGGGPLPFARPAEAHVPGRWTAGRDGDGFGHWLPGPLASRSAPEHTPAWATPPPREPLGVGPRPSEEGA; this is encoded by the coding sequence ATGCGCGTAGGACTGCTTACGGAGGGTGGCTATCCGTATGCGACCGGTGATGCGCGGGTGTGGTGCGACCGGCTGGTGCGCGGCCTCGCCCAGCATGATTTCGAGGTGTACGCGCTCAGCCGCGGCCCGGGCCAGGAGGCCGGAGGCTGGGGCGATCTGCCGCGCCACGTCGGCCTGGTGCGCACCGCGCCGCTGTGGGGCGAGCCGGAGCGCCGGCGGGGCGGGCTTGGCGGCCGACGGCAGCGGCGGCGGTTCGCCGAGCACTTCGGGGAGCTGGCCGCGGCGATCAGCGCGCCTTACGGTTCCGGCGCGCCCCATGGCTCCGGCGTGCCCGGCCGCTCCCCGGCCGAGGCGGACCGTTTCGCCAATGGTCTCCACGGCCTCGCCGACCTTGCCGGGGAGTACGGCGGACTGCCCGCCGCGCTCCGTTCCGAGGACGCCGTAAGGACGCTGGAGCGGGCCTGCCGCACCCTTGGGGCGCCACACGGCGCCCACCAGGTGCGGGTGGCCGATCTGCTGACCGTCACCGAGGCGCTGGAGCGCGCGCTGCGCCCGCTGTCGCTCGACTGGTACGGCGAGGGCGCCGGAGGTGATCCGGGGCTGTCCGGGGTGGACCTGTGCCACGCCGCGACCGGCGGTGCGGCCGTACTGCCCGGGCTGCTGGCCAAGCGCCGCTTCGGCACACCGCTGCTGCTCACCGAGTACGGCGTACGGCTGCGCGAGTGCTATCTGGCGGGCGGGGGCGACGCGGCGGACGGCCGGCCGCTCCCCGGGCCCGTACGGACCCTGCTGGCCACGTTCCACGGCCGGCTGGCCGCCGAGGCGTACGCACGGGCGGATCTGATCACCCCGGGCAATACGCATACGCGCCGCTGGCAGGAGCGGTGCGGCGCCGAGCGGGAGCGGCTGCGCACCGTCTACCCCGGCATGGACGCCGCCCGCTTCGCGGAGGTCGGCGAGCAGGGCGCTGCCCAGTCCGGCGGCGACGACCGGACGCTGGTGTGGGTGGGCCGGATCGAGCCCCCCAAGGACGTCATCGCCCTGCTGCACGCCTTCGCGGAGGTGCGCAGGTGGCAGCCGGACGCCCGGCTGAGGATCATCGAGACCCGGCACGGCGAGGACCCGGAGACGGACGGCTATCCGGCCCACTGCCGGGCGCTGGCCGAGCATCTCTTCCCCGACGAGGCGGCGGACGCCCACTCCGCCGGTGACAACCCGGTCTCCTTCGAGCGGCTCGGCGACCCCGAGGTGCCGACCCTGGCCGACGCCTATGGGGCGGGCGGCGTCGTGGTGCTGTCCAGCGTGGTCGAGGGCTTCCCGGTCGGGCTGGTCGAGGCGATGTTCTGCGGACGGGCCACGGTGTCCACGGATGTGGGCGCGGTATGCGAGGTCATCGGCGGCACCGGGCTCGTGGTGCCCCCGCGCAATCCCCGGGCGCTCGCGGATGCGTGCCTGGCGATGCTGGGCGACCCCGAGCGCTGCGCGCGCCTGGGCGCCGCCGCGCGCGCCCGTGCGCTGGAGCTCTTCACCGTCGAGCAGAACGTCGCGGCCTTCCGCGGGATCTATCTGGAGCTGATGTCGCACTGCCCGGTGCGGCGCGAGGAGGTCGGTGAGGGCGGCGGGCCGCTGCCGTTCGCCCGCCCCGCCGAGGCCCATGTCCCGGGGCGCTGGACCGCGGGCCGCGACGGTGACGGCTTCGGCCACTGGCTGCCCGGCCCGCTCGCCTCCCGCTCCGCCCCGGAGCACACCCCCGCCTGGGCCACCCCACCGCCGCGTGAGCCGCTGGGCGTGGGCCCGCGGCCGTCCGAGGAGGGCGCATGA
- the moeZ gene encoding adenylyltransferase/sulfurtransferase MoeZ, which translates to MSLPPLVEPASELTVDEVRRYSRHLIIPDVGMDGQKRLKNAKVLCVGAGGLGSPALMYLAAAGVGTLGIVEFDEVDESNLQRQIIHSQADIGRPKAESARDSVLGINPYVNVVLHEGRLEADNVMEIFSQYDLIVDGTDNFATRYLVNDACVLLNKPYVWGSIYRFDGQASVFWSEHGPCYRCLYPEPPPPGMVPSCAEGGVLGVLCASIGSIQVTEAIKVLTGIGDPLVGRLMIYDALEMTYRQVKVRKDPDCAVCGPNPTVTELIDYEAFCGVVSEEAQEAAAGSTITPKQLKEWMDDGENIDVIDVREPNEYEIVSIPGARLIPKNDFLMGGALQDLPQDKKIVLHCKTGVRSAEVLAVLKSAGFSDAVHVGGGVIGWVNQIEPDKPVY; encoded by the coding sequence GTGTCGCTGCCACCGCTGGTCGAGCCGGCTTCCGAGCTCACCGTCGACGAGGTCCGCAGGTACTCACGCCATCTGATCATCCCGGATGTCGGGATGGACGGGCAGAAGCGGCTGAAGAACGCCAAGGTGCTCTGTGTGGGCGCGGGCGGCCTCGGCTCTCCGGCCCTGATGTACCTCGCCGCGGCCGGCGTGGGCACGCTCGGCATCGTGGAGTTCGACGAGGTCGACGAGTCCAACCTGCAGCGCCAGATCATCCACAGCCAGGCGGACATCGGCCGCCCCAAGGCGGAGTCCGCCCGTGACTCGGTCCTGGGCATCAACCCGTACGTCAACGTCGTGCTGCACGAGGGCCGCCTCGAGGCGGACAACGTGATGGAGATCTTCTCCCAGTACGACCTGATCGTGGACGGCACCGACAACTTCGCCACCCGCTATCTGGTCAACGACGCGTGCGTGCTGCTGAACAAGCCGTACGTCTGGGGCTCGATCTACCGCTTCGACGGCCAGGCGTCGGTCTTCTGGTCCGAGCACGGCCCCTGCTACCGCTGCCTGTACCCGGAGCCCCCGCCCCCCGGCATGGTCCCGTCCTGCGCCGAGGGCGGCGTGCTGGGCGTGCTGTGCGCCTCCATCGGCTCGATCCAGGTCACCGAGGCCATCAAGGTGCTCACCGGCATCGGCGACCCGCTGGTCGGGCGTCTGATGATCTACGACGCCCTGGAGATGACCTACCGCCAGGTCAAGGTCCGCAAGGACCCGGACTGCGCGGTCTGCGGTCCGAACCCGACCGTCACCGAGCTGATCGACTACGAGGCGTTCTGCGGTGTGGTGTCGGAGGAGGCCCAGGAGGCGGCGGCCGGTTCGACGATCACTCCCAAGCAGCTCAAGGAGTGGATGGACGACGGCGAGAACATCGACGTCATCGATGTCCGCGAGCCGAACGAGTACGAGATCGTCTCGATCCCCGGCGCCCGGCTGATCCCGAAGAACGACTTCCTGATGGGTGGCGCCCTCCAGGACCTTCCGCAGGACAAGAAGATCGTCTTGCATTGCAAGACGGGTGTCCGGTCGGCGGAGGTCCTGGCCGTCCTGAAGTCCGCGGGCTTCTCCGACGCCGTCCATGTGGGCGGCGGCGTGATCGGCTGGGTCAACCAGATCGAGCCCGACAAGCCGGTCTACTGA